A single window of Candidatus Eisenbacteria bacterium DNA harbors:
- a CDS encoding fibronectin type III domain-containing protein, with protein sequence MSSTCPGFRCITLGFLSLLIVCLLPTGCGKDARPGEPAPLMISLSWKGLPAPDEGSVEIAAIRIALYDTEEYLVTEGWDDVAADDSFSVRLEEIPPGEGYTVTAEAHGLYHPEDGSSPDSGLVYFASRRHDVSVTANEITRIVLELTPFVPLFHDPILDGDSLRLSWTSLDEADEYYIFKSIGAPVPYRTADTTLTLNWVVERARQDRILFRLQARNSLTQGARGDTLGVESPQTPGAAFVIDSYSPQQGQTISANDSLVITLNRGVDPATLINGQTVYVTAGSEEALINDPVISQNGRRIEIYPQIEWAGGAMHALTLTTGITDSAGMALDGYSPTPDPENFELSFYVDLIPNRAPGTPVLISPDDGTVDLPPVFGFLWRASTDPDGDPVTYDFHATPSIGHPIFREAVADTYVIISLSSYTPGIDFTWYVEAKDPHGAGASSATRSFTLMDTPAIPTDLRALLRSDTRITVGWTDNSTSELGFLLDRKGPADNEFVPQPALDADVTSYEDSGLLPLQTVSYRVRSYNDIGASAPSETLTVRTRPATPSDVSAHWISPERIAVEWSSSFRSALLPADLFLVERSVDGSPFLNARTLSGQSSLWIDNDVNPEQEYAYRLLAIVVSPPDTSAVSETALAQTSIPTPLDFNVEALDTRTVALTWSYQAPSPDSFLVHRRELQTLEFSPLMTVPGMERSAADNSVLPGRAYDYRLLAVAGTDTSFHTPTENVIVPINPPDPISVTGYSPTEIIVSWTYNDPDPLGFLIERRDPGEQSFVQIDDVPGGYDTILDSDLESVSLYAYRIKAYDVADTSAASVIESAYTLTGLPSAPRNLRAEGVSYSIIQLTWDEPDSGSVDSYTIEGILGGEGQWQELGTTGADTLTFVHAGLGWRNYWIYRVIAANNYGPGDPSSQAGARPLLPAPQTLYAESTAPDVIQIQWSYDFNANPEAYDFTVQRAVGEGGSFEDHLANIPGDWRLFADYPLEPATLYTYRVRAEDDYGVSIWSPEASDTTEANAVPGTPTNVNLELLSAYQVRLSWSIGNGGAPEGYEIRKQRMQDSSLLDYDEVSADQEAYIDTVLPARRYRYAVRAYNSSGASAWSETVENWTTGWRKLTPQGDGPELNEAGGAYDEPGDRWVIFGGTDQQLGFAGDFISDDLWSLSFGDSAWTLVDAGGDPPPGAYAMNAASDPADRRFFFIGGRGYSDYWNYRSVWVLDLNTDTWSSLPDQSPTTGTFIEGVLIYRSTPENWYLHGGWSAGFDGQHPTSMEKLIWGGVEFSEWYWVRQDRPYDPVPVSGHCGFYNNNRNRLVVFGGEIGMLTYGTPINTLYTVNVGSDTDSWIAEVTTGDIPPARARHAAAFDADNEILYVFGGLVGNQAFRFNDLYMCPVGTSNPDLYKWTRLGVDLLPQDTPEAREGALMMLDPARARLVLFGGWDGSNALGDVWIYQLGAP encoded by the coding sequence ATGTCATCCACATGTCCGGGTTTCCGCTGTATCACTTTGGGATTTCTCTCGCTCCTGATCGTCTGTCTTCTGCCCACCGGCTGCGGAAAGGACGCCCGCCCCGGGGAACCCGCCCCGCTGATGATCAGCCTTTCCTGGAAGGGACTCCCAGCACCGGATGAGGGATCCGTGGAGATCGCCGCCATCCGTATCGCATTATACGATACCGAAGAATATCTTGTGACCGAGGGCTGGGACGATGTCGCGGCGGATGATTCGTTCTCGGTGCGGTTGGAGGAGATTCCCCCAGGCGAAGGTTACACTGTCACCGCGGAAGCCCACGGCCTCTATCACCCGGAGGACGGCAGCTCACCTGACTCGGGCCTGGTTTACTTCGCAAGCCGCCGGCATGATGTCTCGGTGACGGCGAATGAGATCACACGCATCGTTCTTGAACTCACACCCTTTGTTCCCCTTTTCCATGATCCGATCCTTGATGGGGACTCCCTCCGCCTCAGCTGGACATCCCTCGATGAGGCCGATGAGTATTACATTTTCAAATCGATCGGCGCCCCGGTCCCGTACAGAACCGCCGACACGACACTGACTCTGAATTGGGTCGTCGAGCGGGCTCGGCAGGACCGCATCCTTTTCCGGCTTCAGGCGCGCAATAGTTTAACCCAGGGGGCCCGTGGCGATACATTGGGTGTCGAATCCCCGCAGACTCCGGGCGCGGCTTTTGTCATCGATTCCTACTCCCCACAACAAGGGCAGACGATCTCGGCGAACGACTCGCTCGTCATAACCCTTAACCGAGGCGTCGATCCCGCAACCCTGATCAATGGCCAAACGGTCTATGTTACGGCCGGCTCGGAAGAAGCGCTCATCAACGATCCGGTCATTTCACAAAACGGGCGGCGCATCGAAATCTATCCCCAAATTGAATGGGCCGGCGGCGCCATGCACGCATTGACCCTGACCACCGGCATCACCGACTCCGCCGGTATGGCCCTCGACGGCTATTCCCCAACCCCCGACCCCGAGAACTTCGAATTGTCATTCTATGTCGACCTGATTCCGAATCGCGCACCGGGGACGCCTGTTCTCATTTCGCCGGATGACGGAACGGTCGACCTCCCGCCGGTCTTTGGTTTCCTGTGGAGAGCCTCAACGGATCCGGACGGCGACCCTGTCACCTACGACTTCCACGCTACACCGAGCATCGGTCATCCGATCTTCCGGGAGGCGGTGGCCGATACGTATGTCATCATCTCCCTCTCCAGTTATACTCCGGGGATTGACTTCACCTGGTATGTAGAGGCTAAGGATCCGCATGGTGCCGGCGCTTCATCTGCCACGCGATCTTTCACATTAATGGATACGCCCGCAATACCAACGGATCTCCGGGCGCTGCTCCGCAGCGACACACGAATAACCGTCGGCTGGACCGACAACTCGACCAGCGAATTGGGATTTCTTCTCGATCGCAAAGGGCCGGCGGACAATGAATTCGTACCGCAGCCCGCCCTGGACGCGGATGTGACGTCATACGAAGACAGCGGGCTCTTACCCCTGCAGACTGTTTCATACCGCGTCCGATCCTACAACGATATAGGAGCATCGGCGCCTTCCGAAACCCTCACCGTCCGGACACGGCCGGCCACGCCATCCGATGTCTCGGCGCATTGGATCTCTCCGGAACGGATCGCCGTTGAGTGGAGCTCGTCATTCCGTTCAGCGCTTTTGCCGGCGGATCTCTTTCTCGTGGAACGTTCCGTCGATGGCTCGCCCTTCTTGAATGCGCGAACCCTTTCCGGTCAATCGAGTCTCTGGATTGACAACGATGTCAATCCAGAACAGGAGTATGCCTACCGGCTGTTGGCGATCGTCGTTTCGCCGCCCGATACATCAGCCGTTTCGGAGACAGCCCTGGCGCAAACATCGATACCGACACCCCTCGATTTCAATGTTGAAGCGCTGGATACCCGGACCGTCGCCCTGACATGGTCCTATCAGGCCCCATCACCGGACAGCTTCCTCGTTCACCGCAGGGAACTCCAGACGCTCGAGTTCAGCCCGCTCATGACAGTGCCGGGCATGGAACGCTCCGCGGCCGATAATAGCGTGCTGCCGGGGCGTGCCTATGATTACCGCCTTCTCGCCGTCGCCGGGACCGACACCTCATTCCATACGCCGACCGAAAACGTTATCGTTCCGATCAATCCTCCCGATCCGATCTCGGTTACCGGGTACAGCCCCACCGAAATCATCGTGAGCTGGACCTATAACGATCCCGACCCCTTGGGATTCCTCATCGAGCGGAGGGATCCGGGGGAACAATCTTTTGTACAAATCGATGATGTTCCCGGCGGCTATGACACGATCCTCGACTCAGATCTTGAGTCGGTATCCCTCTATGCCTACCGAATCAAGGCTTATGATGTCGCCGACACCTCGGCGGCCAGCGTTATCGAATCCGCTTATACATTAACCGGGCTTCCATCAGCGCCGAGGAACCTCAGAGCGGAAGGCGTCTCATACAGCATTATTCAACTAACATGGGATGAACCCGATTCCGGCTCGGTTGACAGCTATACGATCGAAGGGATCCTTGGCGGAGAAGGCCAATGGCAGGAGCTCGGCACGACGGGCGCCGACACGCTGACCTTCGTTCACGCGGGTCTTGGATGGCGCAACTATTGGATCTACCGCGTCATTGCCGCCAACAACTACGGTCCGGGCGATCCGTCATCGCAGGCCGGAGCACGGCCGCTCCTTCCGGCGCCGCAGACGCTCTATGCGGAATCAACAGCGCCGGATGTTATACAAATCCAATGGTCCTACGACTTCAACGCCAATCCCGAGGCTTATGATTTCACCGTCCAACGGGCCGTCGGGGAAGGCGGATCCTTTGAAGACCATCTTGCGAATATCCCCGGCGACTGGAGGCTGTTCGCCGACTACCCATTGGAGCCCGCCACCCTCTATACTTACCGGGTGAGGGCGGAAGACGACTACGGCGTTTCGATCTGGAGCCCCGAGGCTTCCGATACAACCGAAGCCAACGCCGTTCCCGGTACGCCAACCAATGTGAACCTTGAGCTTCTCTCGGCGTATCAGGTCCGTCTCTCCTGGTCGATAGGCAATGGAGGCGCACCGGAAGGTTATGAGATCCGCAAACAGCGGATGCAGGATTCGAGTTTACTCGACTATGATGAGGTCTCCGCCGATCAAGAGGCCTATATCGACACGGTCCTTCCGGCCCGGCGTTATCGCTACGCCGTCCGGGCCTATAATTCCAGCGGCGCTTCAGCCTGGTCGGAAACCGTCGAGAATTGGACAACCGGGTGGCGGAAACTCACGCCTCAAGGTGACGGCCCCGAACTCAACGAGGCGGGCGGCGCGTATGACGAGCCCGGCGACCGGTGGGTCATCTTCGGCGGCACTGATCAGCAATTGGGTTTTGCCGGCGATTTTATAAGCGACGACCTCTGGTCCTTATCGTTTGGGGACAGCGCCTGGACACTCGTCGATGCCGGCGGGGATCCTCCTCCCGGCGCCTACGCCATGAACGCCGCCTCCGACCCGGCCGACCGGCGCTTCTTCTTCATAGGCGGACGCGGCTATAGCGATTACTGGAATTACCGGAGTGTATGGGTCCTGGATCTGAACACCGATACCTGGAGCTCTCTTCCCGACCAGAGCCCGACAACCGGCACTTTTATTGAAGGCGTGCTGATCTACCGCTCTACGCCTGAGAATTGGTACTTGCATGGCGGATGGTCCGCCGGATTTGACGGCCAGCACCCCACATCGATGGAAAAACTCATCTGGGGAGGCGTTGAATTCTCCGAATGGTATTGGGTGCGCCAGGACCGCCCATATGACCCCGTTCCGGTCTCCGGCCATTGCGGCTTTTACAATAACAACCGGAACCGGCTGGTCGTCTTCGGCGGGGAAATCGGAATGCTGACCTACGGCACACCGATCAACACCCTTTACACCGTCAATGTGGGATCCGACACCGATTCCTGGATCGCCGAGGTGACGACCGGCGATATCCCACCGGCCCGCGCGCGCCATGCCGCCGCCTTCGATGCCGATAACGAAATATTATATGTCTTCGGCGGGCTGGTCGGCAATCAGGCTTTCCGGTTCAATGATTTGTATATGTGCCCGGTGGGAACTTCCAATCCTGACCTATACAAATGGACGAGACTGGGGGTTGATCTTCTCCCCCAAGACACCCCCGAGGCGAGAGAAGGCGCCTTGATGATGCTGGATCCTGCAAGGGCTCGATTGGTTCTCTTCGGCGGATGGGATGGATCGAACGCGCTGGGTGATGTTTGGATTTATCAACTCGGTGCGCCGTAA
- a CDS encoding efflux RND transporter periplasmic adaptor subunit — MIFQSTNSPNKTEPAQEHRSLEGMKPSPSLPLLPSVLLISFCLGVIFLSAGCGAKTGSQKDTSAIPVEILTVSPDSLTETAVLTGLLKAYRAVNVVSEVGGEITSILHDVGDRVDSNILLAVIDKTISRESLHQADAAVIAALARFEMTRNDYQRDSTLFKTGDIAAAVYDNSHLAYRAAEAELLSTKAARELAKRQLDKTDLRAPFKGTLSRRHCDVGTYIVPGQAVYRIVDIDSLRLRLGVSQNDMIQLSVGKRVLITPDALSDWTFDGKIRSVSPEADEISHTFSVEVVIPNPPGYPLRDGLVVHATLLLKEHPAAFAVPREAILKQGPETYLFVIVDSTAKRRAVGLGPLIGDRYVIESGLKNGDRVVVVGMRNLREDSEIIIEKQPRQ; from the coding sequence ATGATATTTCAATCAACGAATTCGCCGAACAAGACTGAACCAGCACAAGAACACCGGTCGCTGGAAGGGATGAAGCCGTCACCGTCCCTTCCGTTGTTGCCGTCGGTCTTATTAATCAGCTTTTGTCTGGGCGTCATATTCCTCTCCGCCGGATGTGGCGCCAAGACGGGATCACAGAAGGATACCTCCGCCATTCCGGTGGAAATTTTGACCGTCTCTCCGGATTCCTTGACCGAAACGGCCGTTTTGACCGGCCTTCTCAAAGCCTACCGGGCTGTCAATGTGGTCAGCGAGGTTGGTGGTGAAATTACCTCAATCCTGCATGATGTCGGTGATCGCGTAGACTCAAACATACTCCTCGCCGTTATTGACAAGACCATATCGCGAGAAAGCCTCCATCAGGCTGATGCGGCGGTGATCGCTGCGCTCGCGCGGTTTGAAATGACAAGAAACGATTATCAGCGCGATTCGACTTTGTTTAAGACCGGCGATATCGCCGCCGCCGTCTACGATAACAGCCATCTCGCCTATCGAGCGGCCGAAGCAGAGCTTCTGAGCACCAAAGCGGCGAGGGAACTCGCCAAGCGGCAGCTTGATAAAACCGACCTGCGGGCGCCCTTCAAGGGAACCCTGTCACGGCGTCATTGCGATGTCGGAACCTACATTGTCCCAGGCCAGGCGGTTTATCGTATCGTTGATATTGACTCTCTGCGTCTTAGGCTCGGTGTTTCACAAAATGACATGATACAGCTGTCGGTTGGAAAGCGTGTCTTAATCACACCCGATGCGCTTAGCGATTGGACATTTGATGGAAAGATCCGTTCGGTTTCTCCCGAGGCGGATGAAATATCCCACACCTTCAGTGTCGAAGTCGTCATTCCAAATCCGCCGGGATATCCCCTTCGGGATGGATTGGTCGTTCATGCGACTCTGCTCCTCAAGGAGCATCCCGCCGCTTTCGCTGTTCCCAGAGAAGCGATTCTGAAGCAAGGACCGGAAACATACCTCTTCGTCATAGTGGACTCAACGGCTAAGCGGCGGGCAGTGGGATTGGGGCCGCTTATCGGTGATCGTTATGTCATCGAGAGTGGATTGAAGAACGGCGATAGAGTGGTCGTCGTCGGGATGCGAAACCTGCGCGAGGATTCCGAAATCATTATCGAGAAGCAGCCCAGGCAGTGA
- a CDS encoding efflux RND transporter permease subunit, whose protein sequence is MSKMLPRFSVNQPVLVNLLMLGIFLGGLFALMAMPQELNPNISFNWAFVTILYPGASPQEVEDLIIIPGEKELDKIDSVDEILATAGEGFGFFFLKFKDMSDSDFTVKLQEVRIQIDNTDLPNDIEDPIIEDFGSDDFMPIVAVGVTSDGDPKTASLIIDDLAEDIERIADVAKVQVSGLEDREIWVEVDPMKLNAHNLTLGGIVQALNQRNINFPGGNITIGRSEFQIRALSRFTSPEEINDLVLKIGPSGGIVYLGDVATVREARAERSTLSRLNGKNAVSISVSKSAQGSTFAIAGRVKELVKQYRAASPEGIEYTITIDSTRHISRILSVLRNNALIGISIIFIILLIFLGRANALLAALGIPLSFMITFILMKFTGNTINGSSVFAMIVVLGIIVDDAIIVLENVHCHRQLGKPLREAVIDGTSEVVSPVTSGILTTIAAFLPLMLLPGIMGKFMRVIPLVVSLALAASLFEALVMLPSHIHDWTGGSTRHMKPEFRGYLWLRERYERIVRRFMKRRYLVMLVMTVILGGSLALIPLVGIQMFGEENLDFFTILIKLPEGTTLEETDRIISKIESAALNLPATEISYIEATPGLYQGNDDWIIRNNVGQVLVSLIPDKAKRRPMDEIIASLRDSIATVSGLSSLKFEKPSSGPPSAPPVSLRLTGKYFSELERAVADIKAVLSNTEGVYDIRDDFPGGKQEIRFVIDDERAALYGLTPREIAIELRTAIGGVKATTYREGDEDIDIIVKFQEEAINSLAEIRSLQISTKSGTSVPLSDVAEISIHDSVTEIKRRNLKRTIIVGADIDKSVTSVDRAIKNITPVFDEIRKRYEEVDVEIGGEFEEFNQAFNDIGKLFAIGLMLMYLILGTQFRSYIQPLVILCTIPFAFIGAMVGLLVCGDKFGIVTLFGVVALAGIVVNDAIVMISFINAARQNGLERWESIVSGGTQRLRPIILTSVTTIGGLLPTVLGIGGTSNVWRPLANTITFGLIASTLLTLLIIPCILAIIDDLKVKLGMALIKER, encoded by the coding sequence ATGAGTAAAATGTTGCCGCGCTTTTCCGTGAATCAACCCGTCCTGGTGAACCTTTTGATGTTGGGTATCTTTCTGGGCGGTCTCTTCGCCTTGATGGCGATGCCGCAGGAATTGAATCCGAATATCAGCTTCAACTGGGCCTTTGTTACAATTCTCTATCCCGGCGCCTCACCACAAGAAGTCGAAGATCTCATTATCATTCCCGGCGAAAAAGAACTCGACAAGATTGATAGCGTGGATGAGATCCTGGCTACGGCCGGTGAGGGGTTCGGATTCTTCTTTCTGAAATTTAAGGATATGTCCGATTCCGATTTCACGGTGAAGCTCCAGGAAGTCCGGATTCAGATCGACAATACAGATCTACCCAACGATATCGAGGATCCGATCATCGAGGATTTCGGATCTGATGACTTCATGCCGATCGTGGCGGTCGGCGTTACGTCCGACGGCGATCCCAAGACCGCGTCACTTATCATCGATGATCTCGCCGAGGATATTGAACGGATCGCCGATGTCGCCAAAGTTCAAGTGTCGGGATTGGAGGACCGGGAAATCTGGGTCGAAGTGGATCCTATGAAACTCAATGCGCACAATCTGACCCTTGGCGGCATTGTGCAAGCCCTCAACCAGCGAAATATTAATTTTCCGGGCGGAAACATCACTATCGGGCGATCTGAATTTCAAATCAGGGCTTTGAGCCGGTTCACCTCCCCCGAAGAAATCAACGATCTTGTTCTAAAGATCGGGCCATCCGGAGGGATTGTATACCTCGGTGATGTGGCGACCGTCAGGGAAGCGCGCGCCGAACGATCGACTCTATCCAGGCTCAACGGCAAGAACGCCGTTTCAATTTCCGTTTCAAAATCGGCCCAGGGGTCGACATTCGCTATTGCCGGCCGAGTCAAAGAGCTCGTCAAACAATATCGCGCCGCCAGTCCTGAGGGAATTGAATACACCATCACAATCGATTCGACCAGGCATATCAGCAGGATTCTCAGCGTTCTTCGTAATAACGCACTCATCGGTATCTCAATAATCTTCATCATCTTGTTGATCTTTCTCGGAAGAGCCAATGCCCTACTCGCTGCGCTCGGCATCCCGCTGTCCTTCATGATTACTTTTATCCTGATGAAGTTCACTGGAAACACCATCAACGGTTCAAGCGTCTTTGCGATGATTGTCGTCCTTGGTATCATTGTCGACGACGCCATCATTGTATTGGAAAATGTTCATTGCCACCGGCAGCTGGGGAAACCGCTGCGGGAAGCCGTGATTGACGGCACGTCGGAGGTTGTGAGTCCGGTAACGTCGGGGATCCTCACGACTATTGCGGCCTTTCTACCGTTGATGTTGCTGCCCGGCATCATGGGCAAGTTCATGCGTGTTATCCCCCTCGTCGTCAGCCTGGCCCTCGCCGCTTCGCTATTTGAGGCGTTGGTGATGCTGCCGTCTCATATCCACGATTGGACAGGCGGCTCCACCCGGCACATGAAACCCGAGTTCCGCGGTTATCTATGGCTGCGTGAACGATATGAGCGGATCGTCCGACGTTTTATGAAACGGCGCTATCTCGTCATGCTGGTGATGACCGTTATCTTGGGCGGTTCTCTCGCGCTGATCCCCCTCGTCGGTATTCAGATGTTCGGCGAGGAAAACCTCGATTTCTTCACTATCCTTATAAAACTTCCCGAGGGTACGACACTCGAAGAAACGGATCGCATTATTAGTAAGATCGAATCAGCCGCCTTGAATCTCCCCGCGACTGAAATCTCATACATAGAGGCCACCCCGGGACTTTACCAAGGTAATGATGACTGGATCATTCGCAATAATGTCGGCCAGGTTCTGGTCAGCCTAATACCGGACAAAGCAAAACGCAGGCCGATGGATGAGATCATTGCGAGTCTTCGCGATTCTATCGCAACAGTCAGCGGCCTCTCCTCACTGAAGTTTGAAAAGCCGTCGAGCGGGCCTCCCTCGGCCCCGCCCGTGAGCCTTCGGCTGACCGGAAAATACTTCAGTGAATTGGAACGGGCTGTCGCCGATATCAAGGCGGTTCTCTCCAATACCGAAGGGGTCTACGACATCCGCGATGACTTCCCGGGGGGAAAGCAGGAAATTCGCTTTGTAATTGATGACGAGCGCGCCGCACTGTACGGACTCACGCCCCGGGAGATAGCCATTGAGCTTCGCACCGCCATCGGCGGCGTGAAGGCGACGACGTACCGCGAGGGTGATGAAGATATCGATATCATTGTGAAATTTCAGGAGGAGGCCATTAACTCGCTTGCCGAGATCCGCTCGCTACAGATCTCCACGAAGTCAGGAACGTCCGTCCCTTTGTCGGATGTCGCCGAGATCAGTATTCATGATTCCGTGACCGAGATCAAACGACGGAATCTAAAACGTACAATAATTGTCGGAGCTGATATCGACAAATCCGTCACATCGGTCGACCGGGCGATCAAAAATATCACACCGGTCTTTGACGAGATCCGCAAGCGATATGAAGAGGTCGATGTCGAGATCGGCGGTGAATTCGAAGAGTTCAATCAAGCTTTCAACGATATCGGCAAGCTGTTTGCCATCGGCCTCATGCTGATGTACCTGATACTCGGAACACAATTCAGGTCATACATTCAGCCATTGGTCATCCTTTGCACTATTCCCTTCGCCTTCATCGGCGCGATGGTCGGTCTCCTCGTCTGCGGCGACAAATTCGGGATTGTGACCCTCTTCGGCGTCGTCGCCTTGGCCGGGATCGTCGTCAACGATGCTATTGTCATGATCTCTTTTATCAATGCTGCGCGGCAAAATGGACTGGAGCGATGGGAATCGATTGTCTCCGGCGGGACACAACGGCTGCGCCCGATAATTCTCACATCGGTCACCACTATCGGTGGGCTGTTACCGACCGTCTTGGGGATCGGCGGCACTTCGAATGTTTGGCGCCCCCTGGCCAATACAATCACCTTCGGCCTGATCGCCTCCACCCTTTTGACCCTGCTGATCATCCCCTGCATTCTCGCCATAATTGACGATTTGAAGGTAAAACTAGGGATGGCATTGATAAAGGAAAGATAG
- a CDS encoding TolC family protein → MKVKSSRNIISRSRIACVFGKSPSASTASARRFLAALLFMPVLLFLESPCDASYTLCEAVSRALEHNHNIAAKSHALDAAVWAHRQAKAQLFPSLSLQSSYTRLDDETVKRANSIGRELTFFYPDTAGNFQAETVEIPQTVFRNGFETQITAQMLLFHPTVWNGVAATGAIKDAAYWQEILTRQETAHQTVRAGIQLLKVYSLIEIQNEHLAQARENTALAERLFSVGRYSEADVLRWRVEEARRQGELAQQENLRRVNAMSLENLLGEPSGGFLELDDHLPQPILDQIDLFLGFDMNEWSDFESRPVNEIIENNPTLKILNNSVRISDLENQRSKTKLLPSLTLSGSYGWQNNNTLNLDGAKAWNASLVFSLPIFTSFSNYSEWQMTKRKVLQTREENEVAIRGLYLSAEAARSSIRSNTKLLLLAEATLESARRNLEIMHSNYTLGRLTNLEWIDANLTLQEAEQIHSAAYYDLVLAIADFFQSRGEILELFSGTGAEGVSH, encoded by the coding sequence ATGAAGGTTAAATCATCGCGAAATATCATCAGCAGGAGCCGGATCGCTTGCGTTTTTGGGAAATCTCCTTCGGCGTCCACGGCGTCAGCCCGCCGGTTTTTGGCCGCATTATTATTTATGCCGGTCCTCCTCTTTCTCGAATCGCCATGTGATGCTTCTTATACATTATGTGAAGCGGTCAGCCGGGCTTTGGAGCATAACCATAACATCGCGGCGAAGAGCCACGCCCTCGATGCAGCTGTCTGGGCGCACCGGCAGGCAAAAGCACAGCTCTTCCCATCACTCTCCCTGCAATCTTCCTACACCCGGCTCGACGACGAGACGGTGAAACGCGCCAATAGTATCGGACGCGAGTTGACCTTTTTTTATCCGGATACCGCTGGTAACTTCCAGGCCGAGACGGTCGAGATTCCCCAGACGGTCTTTCGCAACGGATTTGAAACACAGATTACGGCGCAGATGCTGCTTTTTCACCCTACAGTCTGGAATGGGGTCGCCGCCACCGGTGCGATAAAGGATGCCGCCTATTGGCAGGAAATCCTGACGCGGCAGGAAACAGCGCATCAAACGGTGAGAGCCGGCATCCAACTCCTAAAAGTCTATTCCTTGATCGAAATTCAGAATGAGCATCTCGCCCAGGCGAGAGAAAATACAGCCCTCGCGGAGAGGCTCTTCTCCGTCGGCCGCTATTCAGAGGCGGATGTCCTTCGCTGGCGCGTTGAAGAAGCCCGCCGGCAGGGAGAATTGGCCCAGCAGGAGAACCTCCGGCGTGTCAACGCCATGAGTCTCGAAAATCTGCTCGGTGAACCTTCTGGTGGTTTTCTGGAGCTGGACGATCACCTCCCGCAGCCAATTCTTGATCAAATTGATCTTTTCCTCGGGTTTGATATGAATGAATGGTCGGACTTTGAGAGCCGGCCCGTCAACGAGATAATAGAGAATAATCCCACATTGAAGATATTGAACAACTCTGTACGGATTTCTGATCTCGAAAACCAACGCAGCAAGACAAAGCTGCTACCCAGCCTCACTCTCAGCGGCTCCTACGGCTGGCAAAATAATAACACTCTTAATCTCGACGGCGCCAAAGCGTGGAATGCAAGCCTCGTTTTCAGTCTGCCGATCTTTACAAGTTTCTCCAACTATTCCGAGTGGCAGATGACCAAGCGAAAGGTTCTACAAACCCGCGAGGAAAACGAAGTGGCCATCCGAGGGCTCTATCTGAGCGCCGAGGCGGCCAGATCCTCCATACGAAGCAACACCAAGCTTTTGTTGCTGGCCGAAGCCACTTTGGAAAGCGCGAGACGTAATCTTGAAATCATGCACAGCAATTACACATTGGGACGATTGACGAATCTTGAGTGGATCGATGCTAACTTGACCCTTCAGGAGGCCGAGCAGATCCATTCAGCCGCTTATTACGATCTCGTTCTCGCCATCGCCGATTTCTTCCAATCGCGGGGAGAAATCCTGGAATTGTTTTCAGGGACGGGCGCAGAAGGCGTTTCTCATTGA
- a CDS encoding PadR family transcriptional regulator has product MSLTVPPKKNEIAALGLINWQPMHGYLLNQKMQQLGLEQWANISQSSIYYALNKLMEHGAVTVTTEREGKAPERTIYHITEKGRRLLAGQLRVAMGKIESDDLLFYLSMSFIDALPIAETISLLEARVEKLNEIIKLEKSQAGEPGMPPHLMALCHVGARHMNVELEFCLELIALFKSHPDYFETLGGMSNEG; this is encoded by the coding sequence ATGAGCCTCACCGTCCCGCCAAAGAAGAATGAAATCGCCGCCCTGGGGCTGATTAATTGGCAGCCGATGCATGGTTATCTCTTGAATCAGAAGATGCAGCAGCTCGGGCTGGAGCAGTGGGCCAATATATCCCAGTCATCAATCTACTATGCCCTGAATAAATTGATGGAGCATGGGGCCGTGACCGTGACGACCGAGAGGGAGGGCAAAGCGCCCGAGCGCACGATCTACCATATTACGGAAAAGGGCCGCCGCCTTCTCGCCGGGCAACTCCGGGTCGCGATGGGTAAAATCGAATCCGATGATCTTCTTTTCTATCTGTCGATGTCATTCATCGATGCCCTCCCTATCGCCGAGACGATCTCCCTTCTTGAAGCGAGGGTCGAAAAGTTGAATGAAATTATCAAACTCGAGAAAAGCCAAGCGGGAGAGCCGGGAATGCCGCCCCACCTCATGGCTCTATGCCATGTCGGCGCTCGCCATATGAATGTAGAACTTGAATTCTGTTTGGAATTGATCGCGCTGTTCAAATCTCACCCCGATTATTTCGAAACCCTCGGAGGAATGTCCAATGAAGGTTAA